The genomic stretch GCGTACCCGCTGCAAGCCTTCCTCTTCTGCTCCGTGGAGCAGCAGACCCACAGCCGTGGCATACGCCGGTGACCGGACTTCCTCTGTCAGGCCGCCGATGCCTTCACCCGGCACGCCGATACGAACCGGCAGATCAAATATCTGCTCGGCCAGCTCCTGCATGCCGTCAATCATGGTGGTGCCGCCGGTAAGGACGACGCCCGCCGCGATCATGTTCTTGAAACCGGACTTGATAAGCTCCTGGTCCACCAGTGCGAGAATTTCCTCGCAGCGTGGCTCGCAGATTTCCGCGAGAACCCGTTTGCTCATCCTGCGCGATTCACGGCCGCCGACACTGGGCACTTCGATGATTTCATCGGAGGTGACGAGGTCGGCCATGGCGCAGCCGTAGTCCATCTTGATTTTTTCCGCAGACATCATGGGCGTCCGCAATCCGTAGGCGATATCGTTGGTCAGGTTGTGCCCGCCCAGCGCCAGCACGGATGTGTGCTTGATGGAATCCTTGGAGAAAATGGCGATATCCGTGGTGCCGCCGCCGATATCCACCAGTGCAACACCGATTTCCCGCTCCTCGGCGGAAAGGACGGCCTGACTGGAGGCGAGGGACTCAAGCACGATGTTGGAAACATCCAGCCCGGAGCGGTT from Pseudodesulfovibrio profundus encodes the following:
- the ftsA gene encoding cell division protein FtsA, which gives rise to MARNDLIVGLDVGTTKICTVVGEASENGVDIIGIGTSPSTGLRRGVVVNIEKTVQCIKKSLEDAELMAGCDIRSVYAGIAGSHIQGFNSHGVIAVKGGEVTQRDVDRVIEAAKAIAIPMDREVLHTLPQEFIVDDQRGIADPLGMAGVRLEVKVHIVTGAVTSAQNIIRSCNRSGLDVSNIVLESLASSQAVLSAEEREIGVALVDIGGGTTDIAIFSKDSIKHTSVLALGGHNLTNDIAYGLRTPMMSAEKIKMDYGCAMADLVTSDEIIEVPSVGGRESRRMSKRVLAEICEPRCEEILALVDQELIKSGFKNMIAAGVVLTGGTTMIDGMQELAEQIFDLPVRIGVPGEGIGGLTEEVRSPAYATAVGLLLHGAEEEGLQRVRPFKIRDDSGFDRILSRMKKWFTDIA